Proteins encoded by one window of Electrophorus electricus isolate fEleEle1 chromosome 17, fEleEle1.pri, whole genome shotgun sequence:
- the ppip5k2 gene encoding inositol hexakisphosphate and diphosphoinositol-pentakisphosphate kinase 2 isoform X5 → MSENEDADQPRFFVGADDGEGEELLDPGRVLGCDCLYENVVEEDEDAEEEEYDSPPERLIVVGICAMAKKSKSKPMKEILERLCLFKYITVVTFEEEVILNEPVDNWPLCDCLISFHSKGFPLDKAVSYAELRNPFVINDLGLQYCIQDRREVYRILKAEGIQLPRYAVLNRDPARPEECNLVEGEDHVEVNGEVFQKPFVEKPVSAEDHNVYIYYPTSAGGGSQRLFRKIGSRSSVYSPESNVRKTGSYIYEEFMPTDGTDVKVYTVGPDYAHAEARKSPALDGKVERDSEGKEVRYPVILNAREKLIAWKVCLAFKQTVCGFDLLRANGQSYVCDVNGFSFVKNSMKYYDDCAKILGNTVMRELAPQFHIPWSIPLEAEDIPIVPTTSGTMMELRCVIAVIRHGDRTPKQKMKMEVRHQRFFDLFEKYEGYKSRKLKLKKPKQLQEVLDIARQLLVELGQNNDTEIEESKAKLEQLKTVLEMYGHFSGINRKVQLTYLPHGCPKTSSEEEDVRRDDPSLLLVLKWGGELTPAGRVQAEELGRAFRCMYPGGQGDYAGFPGCGLLRLHSTYRHDLKIYASDEGRVQMTAAAFAKGLLALEGELTPILVQMVKSANMNGLLDSDSDSLNSCQQRVKAHLHEILQKDREFTDDDFEKLAPTTSTSLVKSMQMIKNPVKTCDKVYSLIQNLTLQIRQRMEEPKSADIQLYHSETLELMLRRWSKLEKDFKMKNGRYNISKIPDIYDCIKYDVQHNSSLQLDHTMEIYRLSKALADIVIPQEYGISQAEKLDIAKGYCTPLVRKIRSDLQRTQDDDTVNKLHPVYSRGVMSPERHVRTRLYFTSESHVHSLLSILRYGALCDETKDEQWKRAMDYLRVVTELNYMTQIVIMLYEDPNKDLSSEERFHVELHFSPGAKGCEEDKNLPSGFGYRPASRENEGSKKKSQNDSDEESSAQRRDEPDRAFMMFRPMVSEPIYIHRKSPLPRSKKIGSVEVLSENNSHGRPGRLHGDQKLTTGIGSHCAGLFSTMVLGGSSSAPNLQDYARTHRKKLTSSGFLDEATRGSAVKRFSISFARHPTNGFELYSMVPSICPLETLHNSLSLKQVDDFLASIAKSHNSVLDISACSPAVQGKKAPLNTYTPAKVLPCPFTQSLAKKAPERAASVRGGSSSSLPGLGRGDLVQRGLAGEKALQQNSPQRASESQAPTLPNLTDPQPAASIATSVLPASHEDISGQAQHLLAYYKTRGDSGATQAQAWAGCCRASNQSRHIPECVMLTPQKASHVGHCNVRSAQTNNHKTQSRGRPVFGPVLDALKHRPTKQSSQEEPRDGNMQPCCTTPVRIKQQGSSAAMLQEENATADTTILNHL, encoded by the exons ATGTCTGAGAATGAGGACGCGGATCAGCCGCGCTTCTTTGTGGGAGCGGACGacggggagggggaggagctacTGGACCCTGGTCGCGTGCTTGGCTGCGACTGCCTCTATGAGAATGTTGTGGAGGAAGATGAGGACGCAGAGGAGGAAGAGTATGACTCT CCTCCGGAGAGACTGATCGTGGTAGGCATTTGTGCCATGGCCAAGaagtccaagtccaagcccatGAAGGAGATCTTGGAGCGTTTGTGCCTTTTCAAGTACATCACGGTGGTCACTTTCGAGGAGGAGGTCATCCTCAATGAGCCAGTGGATAACTGGCCCCTGTgtgactgcctcatctccttCCACTCCAAAG GGTTTCCCCTGGATAAAGCTGTATCTTATGCAGAGCTCAGAAATCCATTTGTGATCAATGACCTGGGCCTGCAGTACTGCATCCAGGACAG GAGAGAGGTGTATCGTATTCTGAAGGCAGAGGGTATCCAGCTCCCGCGCTATGCTGTTCTGAACCGAGACCCAGCCAGACCTGAGG AATGCAACCTTGTGGAGGGCGAGGACCATGTGGAGGTGAATGGGGAGGTTTTCCAGAAGCCTTTCGTGGAGAAGCCAGTGAGTGCTGAGGACCACAACGTCTATATCTACTATCCAACTTCTGCAGGAGGGGGCAGCCAGAGACTCTTCCGCAAG ATTGGCAGCAGAAGCAGTGTATATTCCCCTGAGAGCAATGTCCGGAAAACAGGCTCCTACATATATGAGGAGTTTATGCCTACAGATGGGACTGATGTGAAG GTGTACACGGTGGGCCCAGACTATGCCCACGCAGAGGCCCGGAAGTCACCCGCTCTGGATGGAAAAGTGGAGCGGGACAGTGAAGGTAAAGAGGTCCGCTACCCTGTCATCCTCAACGCCAGGGAGAAGCTCATAGCGTGGAAAGTCTGCCTGGCTTTCAAG CAAACAGTGTGTGGGTTCGACCTGCTCCGTGCCAATGGCCAGTCCTATGTTTGTGATGTCAATGGCTTCAGCTTTGTGAAAAACTCCATGAAGTATTATGATGACTGTGCAAAAATACTTGG GAACACTGTCATGAGAGAACTTGCTCCTCAGTTCCACATTCCATGGTCCATCCCTCTGGAAGCGGAGGACATCCCCATAGTTCCTACCACCTCTGGCACAAT GATGGAGCTGAGGTGTGTGATCGCTGTGATTCGACATGGAGACAGAACACCCAAGCAGAAGATGAAAATGGAGGTTCGGCACCAGAG GTTTTTTGATCTCTTTGAAAAATATGAAGGCTACAAAAGCAGAAAGCTGAAActaaaaaagccaaaacaactTCAG GAGGTTTTAGACATTGCCCGACAACTGTTGGTTGAACTTGGGCAGAATAACGATACAGAAATTGAAGAAAGCAAAGCCAAACTTGAGCAGCTGAAAACTGTTCTTGAAAT GTATGGCCATTTTTCGGGTATTAATCGCAAGGTACAGTTAACCTATCTTCCCCATGGTTGCCCAAAAACATCAAGTGAAGAGGAAG ATGTGCGCAGGGATGATCCATCTCTGTTGTTGGTGCTGAAGTGGGGTGGTGAGCTGACTCCAGCAGGCAGGGTGCAGGCAGAGGAGCTGGGCCGGGCGTTTAGGTGCATGTACCCTGGTGGACAAG GTGACTACGCAGGCTTCCCTGGCTGTGGCCTGTTGCGTCTGCACAGCACATACCGGCATGACCTGAAGATCTATGCCTCTGACGAGGGCCGCGTTCAGATGACTGCAGCTGCCTTTGCCAAG GGTCTGCTGGCCCTGGAGGGTGAGCTCACTCCCATCCTGGTGCAGATGGTAAAGAGCGCCAACATGAACGGCCTACTGGACAGTGACAGCGACTCTCTGAATAGCTGCCAGCAACGTGTCAAAGCTCATCTCCATGAAATCCTGCAGAAGGACCGGGAGTTCACCGATGACGACTTTGAGAAG CTGGCTCCTACTACGAGTACATCATTGGTGAAATCCATGCAGATGATCAAGAACCCAGTGAAGACATGTGATAAAGTCTACTCCCTTATCCAGAACCTTACCTTGCAGATTAGGCAGAGGATGGAGGAACCGAAGTCAGCAG ACATCCAGCTGTACCACAGTGAGACTTTGGAACTAATGCTTCGCCGCTGGTCCAAGCTGGAGAAGGACTTCAAAATGAAGAACGGTCGCTACAACATCAGCAAGATCCCTGATATCTACGATTGCATCAAGTACGACGTGCAGCACAACAGCTCCCTCCAGCTGGACCACACCATGGAGATCTACCGCCTCTCTAAGGCACTGGCCGACATCGTCATTCCACAG GAGtatggtatttctcaagctgaGAAGCTGGACATTGCCAAGGGCTACTGTACACCTCTGGTTCGCAAGATCCGCTCGGACCTCCAGAGGACACAGGATGATGACACGGTCAACAAACTCCACCCAGT gtACTCTAGAGGTGTCATGTCTCCAGAGCGTCATGTGCGCACCAGGCTCTACTTCACCAGCGAGAGTCACGTGCACTCCCTCCTCTCCATCCTACGCTATGGCGCACTCTGTGAC GAGACCAAAGACGAACAGTGGAAGAGGGCCATGGACTACCTCAGAGTGGTCACTGAGCTGAACTACATGACCCAGATTGTTATTATGCTCTATGAAGACCCCAACAAG GACCTTTCGTCAGAAGAGCGCTTTCACGTGGAGCTCCATTTCAGCCCAGGAGCGAAAGGATGCGAGGAAGACAAAAACCTGCCATCAGGGTTTGGCTACAGACCAGCATCCAGAGAG AATGAAGGCTCCAAGAAAAAGTCGCAGAATGACAGTGATGAGGAGTCAAGCGCTCAGAGGCGGGATGAGCCAGACCGGGCCTTCATGATGTTCCGGCCCATGGTGTCTGAGCCCATCTACATCCACAGGAAGTCCCCCCTTCCTCGCTCCAAAAAGATTGGCTCTGTAGAA GTCCTCTCAGAGAACAACAGTCATGGAAGGCCAGGCCGACTGCACGGTGATCAGAAGCTCACAACTGGAATAG GGTCTCATTGTGCTGGTCTGTTCAGCACCATGGTGCTGGGAGGCTCCTCCAGCGCACCTAACCTACAAGATTATGCTCGCACACACCGTAAAAAGCTGACCTCTTCTGGCTTCTTAGATG aGGCCACGCGTGGTTCTGCTGTAAAAAGATTTTCTATCTCATTTGCGCGACACCCAACCAATG GGTTCGAGCTGTACTCCATGGTGCCTTCCATCTGCCCACTGGAGACCCTCCACAATTCGCTGTCCCTTAAACAGGTTGACGACTTCCTCGCCTCCATCGCTAAATCCCACAATTCTGTACTGGACATTTCTGCATGCTCACCAG ctGTTCAAGGAAAGAAGGCTCCTTTAAACACTTACACTCCAGCGAAGGTTTTACCCTGTCCTTTCACCCAGTCACTGGCAAAGAAGGCACCAGAAAGAGCTGCATCAG TCAGAGGAGGGTCTTCCTCCAGTTTACCTGGATTAGGACGAGGGGACCTGGTTCAGCGTGGACTTGCTGGGGAAAAAGCACTACAGCAGAACTCTCCTCAGCGTGCCAGTGAGAGCCAAGCGCCCACTTTGCCCAACCTGACGGACCCGCAGCCTGCTGCTAGCATCGCTACCTCTGTTCTGCCAGCATCCCATGAAGACATATCTGGTCAAGCCCAGCATCTTCTAGCCTACTACAAGACAAGAGGGGACAGTGGAGCAACCCAAGCTCAAGCCTGGGCAGGGTGCTGCAGAGCCTCAAACCAATCGCGTCATATACCTGAATGCGTAATGCTGACACCTCAGAAAGCTTCCCATGTTGGCCATTGTAATGTCAGGTCAGCACAAACCAATAACCACAAAACCCAAAGTAGAGGCAGGCCAGTATTTGGCCCTGTCCTTGACGCACTCAAACACAGGCCAACCAAGCAAAGTTCTCAAGAAGAGCCTCGTGATGGTAACATGCAGCCATGCTGCACAACACCAGTGAGAATTAAGCAGCAAGGCTCATCAGCAGCCATGCTTCAGGAGGAGAATGCCACAGCAGATACCACAATACTGAACCACCTCTGA
- the ppip5k2 gene encoding inositol hexakisphosphate and diphosphoinositol-pentakisphosphate kinase 2 isoform X9, whose protein sequence is MSENEDADQPRFFVGADDGEGEELLDPGRVLGCDCLYENVVEEDEDAEEEEYDSPPERLIVVGICAMAKKSKSKPMKEILERLCLFKYITVVTFEEEVILNEPVDNWPLCDCLISFHSKGFPLDKAVSYAELRNPFVINDLGLQYCIQDRREVYRILKAEGIQLPRYAVLNRDPARPEECNLVEGEDHVEVNGEVFQKPFVEKPVSAEDHNVYIYYPTSAGGGSQRLFRKIGSRSSVYSPESNVRKTGSYIYEEFMPTDGTDVKVYTVGPDYAHAEARKSPALDGKVERDSEGKEVRYPVILNAREKLIAWKVCLAFKQTVCGFDLLRANGQSYVCDVNGFSFVKNSMKYYDDCAKILGNTVMRELAPQFHIPWSIPLEAEDIPIVPTTSGTMMELRCVIAVIRHGDRTPKQKMKMEVRHQRFFDLFEKYEGYKSRKLKLKKPKQLQEVLDIARQLLVELGQNNDTEIEESKAKLEQLKTVLEMYGHFSGINRKVQLTYLPHGCPKTSSEEEDVRRDDPSLLLVLKWGGELTPAGRVQAEELGRAFRCMYPGGQGDYAGFPGCGLLRLHSTYRHDLKIYASDEGRVQMTAAAFAKGLLALEGELTPILVQMVKSANMNGLLDSDSDSLNSCQQRVKAHLHEILQKDREFTDDDFEKLAPTTSTSLVKSMQMIKNPVKTCDKVYSLIQNLTLQIRQRMEEPKSADIQLYHSETLELMLRRWSKLEKDFKMKNGRYNISKIPDIYDCIKYDVQHNSSLQLDHTMEIYRLSKALADIVIPQEYGISQAEKLDIAKGYCTPLVRKIRSDLQRTQDDDTVNKLHPVYSRGVMSPERHVRTRLYFTSESHVHSLLSILRYGALCDETKDEQWKRAMDYLRVVTELNYMTQIVIMLYEDPNKDLSSEERFHVELHFSPGAKGCEEDKNLPSGFGYRPASRENEGSKKKSQNDSDEESSAQRRDEPDRAFMMFRPMVSEPIYIHRKSPLPRSKKIGSVEEESPLSVSSPDSIGTWIHYTCGVGTGRRRRRSGDQITSSPVSPKSLAFTSSIFGSWQQVLSENNSHGRPGRLHGDQKLTTGIGSHCAGLFSTMVLGGSSSAPNLQDYARTHRKKLTSSGFLDEATRGSAVKRFSISFARHPTNVFPTVFCGKC, encoded by the exons ATGTCTGAGAATGAGGACGCGGATCAGCCGCGCTTCTTTGTGGGAGCGGACGacggggagggggaggagctacTGGACCCTGGTCGCGTGCTTGGCTGCGACTGCCTCTATGAGAATGTTGTGGAGGAAGATGAGGACGCAGAGGAGGAAGAGTATGACTCT CCTCCGGAGAGACTGATCGTGGTAGGCATTTGTGCCATGGCCAAGaagtccaagtccaagcccatGAAGGAGATCTTGGAGCGTTTGTGCCTTTTCAAGTACATCACGGTGGTCACTTTCGAGGAGGAGGTCATCCTCAATGAGCCAGTGGATAACTGGCCCCTGTgtgactgcctcatctccttCCACTCCAAAG GGTTTCCCCTGGATAAAGCTGTATCTTATGCAGAGCTCAGAAATCCATTTGTGATCAATGACCTGGGCCTGCAGTACTGCATCCAGGACAG GAGAGAGGTGTATCGTATTCTGAAGGCAGAGGGTATCCAGCTCCCGCGCTATGCTGTTCTGAACCGAGACCCAGCCAGACCTGAGG AATGCAACCTTGTGGAGGGCGAGGACCATGTGGAGGTGAATGGGGAGGTTTTCCAGAAGCCTTTCGTGGAGAAGCCAGTGAGTGCTGAGGACCACAACGTCTATATCTACTATCCAACTTCTGCAGGAGGGGGCAGCCAGAGACTCTTCCGCAAG ATTGGCAGCAGAAGCAGTGTATATTCCCCTGAGAGCAATGTCCGGAAAACAGGCTCCTACATATATGAGGAGTTTATGCCTACAGATGGGACTGATGTGAAG GTGTACACGGTGGGCCCAGACTATGCCCACGCAGAGGCCCGGAAGTCACCCGCTCTGGATGGAAAAGTGGAGCGGGACAGTGAAGGTAAAGAGGTCCGCTACCCTGTCATCCTCAACGCCAGGGAGAAGCTCATAGCGTGGAAAGTCTGCCTGGCTTTCAAG CAAACAGTGTGTGGGTTCGACCTGCTCCGTGCCAATGGCCAGTCCTATGTTTGTGATGTCAATGGCTTCAGCTTTGTGAAAAACTCCATGAAGTATTATGATGACTGTGCAAAAATACTTGG GAACACTGTCATGAGAGAACTTGCTCCTCAGTTCCACATTCCATGGTCCATCCCTCTGGAAGCGGAGGACATCCCCATAGTTCCTACCACCTCTGGCACAAT GATGGAGCTGAGGTGTGTGATCGCTGTGATTCGACATGGAGACAGAACACCCAAGCAGAAGATGAAAATGGAGGTTCGGCACCAGAG GTTTTTTGATCTCTTTGAAAAATATGAAGGCTACAAAAGCAGAAAGCTGAAActaaaaaagccaaaacaactTCAG GAGGTTTTAGACATTGCCCGACAACTGTTGGTTGAACTTGGGCAGAATAACGATACAGAAATTGAAGAAAGCAAAGCCAAACTTGAGCAGCTGAAAACTGTTCTTGAAAT GTATGGCCATTTTTCGGGTATTAATCGCAAGGTACAGTTAACCTATCTTCCCCATGGTTGCCCAAAAACATCAAGTGAAGAGGAAG ATGTGCGCAGGGATGATCCATCTCTGTTGTTGGTGCTGAAGTGGGGTGGTGAGCTGACTCCAGCAGGCAGGGTGCAGGCAGAGGAGCTGGGCCGGGCGTTTAGGTGCATGTACCCTGGTGGACAAG GTGACTACGCAGGCTTCCCTGGCTGTGGCCTGTTGCGTCTGCACAGCACATACCGGCATGACCTGAAGATCTATGCCTCTGACGAGGGCCGCGTTCAGATGACTGCAGCTGCCTTTGCCAAG GGTCTGCTGGCCCTGGAGGGTGAGCTCACTCCCATCCTGGTGCAGATGGTAAAGAGCGCCAACATGAACGGCCTACTGGACAGTGACAGCGACTCTCTGAATAGCTGCCAGCAACGTGTCAAAGCTCATCTCCATGAAATCCTGCAGAAGGACCGGGAGTTCACCGATGACGACTTTGAGAAG CTGGCTCCTACTACGAGTACATCATTGGTGAAATCCATGCAGATGATCAAGAACCCAGTGAAGACATGTGATAAAGTCTACTCCCTTATCCAGAACCTTACCTTGCAGATTAGGCAGAGGATGGAGGAACCGAAGTCAGCAG ACATCCAGCTGTACCACAGTGAGACTTTGGAACTAATGCTTCGCCGCTGGTCCAAGCTGGAGAAGGACTTCAAAATGAAGAACGGTCGCTACAACATCAGCAAGATCCCTGATATCTACGATTGCATCAAGTACGACGTGCAGCACAACAGCTCCCTCCAGCTGGACCACACCATGGAGATCTACCGCCTCTCTAAGGCACTGGCCGACATCGTCATTCCACAG GAGtatggtatttctcaagctgaGAAGCTGGACATTGCCAAGGGCTACTGTACACCTCTGGTTCGCAAGATCCGCTCGGACCTCCAGAGGACACAGGATGATGACACGGTCAACAAACTCCACCCAGT gtACTCTAGAGGTGTCATGTCTCCAGAGCGTCATGTGCGCACCAGGCTCTACTTCACCAGCGAGAGTCACGTGCACTCCCTCCTCTCCATCCTACGCTATGGCGCACTCTGTGAC GAGACCAAAGACGAACAGTGGAAGAGGGCCATGGACTACCTCAGAGTGGTCACTGAGCTGAACTACATGACCCAGATTGTTATTATGCTCTATGAAGACCCCAACAAG GACCTTTCGTCAGAAGAGCGCTTTCACGTGGAGCTCCATTTCAGCCCAGGAGCGAAAGGATGCGAGGAAGACAAAAACCTGCCATCAGGGTTTGGCTACAGACCAGCATCCAGAGAG AATGAAGGCTCCAAGAAAAAGTCGCAGAATGACAGTGATGAGGAGTCAAGCGCTCAGAGGCGGGATGAGCCAGACCGGGCCTTCATGATGTTCCGGCCCATGGTGTCTGAGCCCATCTACATCCACAGGAAGTCCCCCCTTCCTCGCTCCAAAAAGATTGGCTCTGTAGAA GAAGAAAGCCCCCTGAGTGTGTCTAGCCCTGACTCTATTGGTACCTGGATACATTATACCTGTGGTGTTGGTACTGGGCGTCGAAGACGCAGATCAGGGGACCAAATAACTTCCTCCCCTGTCTCCCCCAAATCACTGGCTTTCACATCCAGTATTTTTGGCTCATGGCAACAG GTCCTCTCAGAGAACAACAGTCATGGAAGGCCAGGCCGACTGCACGGTGATCAGAAGCTCACAACTGGAATAG GGTCTCATTGTGCTGGTCTGTTCAGCACCATGGTGCTGGGAGGCTCCTCCAGCGCACCTAACCTACAAGATTATGCTCGCACACACCGTAAAAAGCTGACCTCTTCTGGCTTCTTAGATG aGGCCACGCGTGGTTCTGCTGTAAAAAGATTTTCTATCTCATTTGCGCGACACCCAACCAATG TGTTTCCTACTGTGTTCTGTGGTAAGtgttaa